In one Cottoperca gobio chromosome 12, fCotGob3.1, whole genome shotgun sequence genomic region, the following are encoded:
- the pargl gene encoding poly(ADP-ribose) glycohydrolase isoform X3: MLHCEHRKSTNGLSEMAKGTSRNESHDMKELLQPEILHTGKESSGEASCHSASASSSSASASASSSSPPSSPWDACSRQVERGEAVKTQRDEAVKTQREEAVKMQREEAVKTQREEAVKTQREEAVKMQREEAVKTQREDGASSCSQLDDLKRLSQCDNKLGRLDFSKTHNVLVDVDVFNRGVGLIPQEGRDVWHSNFVKMPCSQSSYMNKTGYVKHSSPKKRWDVISKRLSSLAKKSTLSVNDLEEAIIKYNPKYKDQWSFDALFTLVKVVPKADNYFPELFPKIATLALRLPDLVKKAIPLLQRGHAATITLSQAQIACLLANAFFCTFPHRNASSPKAEYHSYPSINFTSLFRGWSDRKREKLRAIMNYFRVVTDSEPQGLVTFERRCLKDTPKWRSCTKKMPKLHVTSQGTIEDEGTGMLQVDFACSSIGGGVLDSGLVQEEILFLIHPELIVSRLFTEKLDDNECLIITGIQKFSCYSGFSDSFEWTGHHDDKLDRDKWHRLKRQIVAIDALNFKHRSEQYNMTKVTRELNKAYCGFKDNGHNGPDIATGKWGCGAFHGDPELKAVIQLMAAANAKRGLVFFTFQDEKLKQDLEQMYHLLVTEGTTVEKLYRHLEDYCASRSYGDLFEFLRNAIRPSRSQL; the protein is encoded by the exons atgctacattgtgaacatcGTAAAAGTACAAACGGACTATCAG AGATGGCCAAGGGCACGAGCAGAAACGAGTCCCATGATATGAAAGAATTGCTTCAGCCTGAAATATTGCACACGGGCAAAGAAAGCTCAGGTGAGGCCAGCTGCCACtccgcctccgcctcctcctcctccgcctctgcctccgcctcctcttcctctcccccctccagcCCCTGGGATGCATGTAGTAGGCAGGTGGAGAGGGGT GAAGCAGTGAAGACGCAGAGGGATGAAGCAGTGAAGACGCAGAGGGAGGAAGCAGTGAAGATGCAGAGGGAGGAAGCAGTGAAGACGCAGAGGGAGGAAGCAGTGAAGACGCAGAGGGAGGAAGCAGTGAAGATGCAGAGGGAGGAAGCAGTGAAGACGCAGAGGGAGGACGGCGCTTCATCATGTTCTCAGCTGGACGATCTGAAGCGACTTTCACAGTGTGACAACAAGCTGGGACGTCTAGACTTCAGCAAAACGCACAATGTCCTCGTAGAT GTGGATGTTTTCAACCGTGGAGTAGGGCTTATTCCTCAGGAGGGGAGAGATGTGTGGCACAGCAACTTTGTGAAAATGCCGTGTTCACAATCGAGTTACATGAACAAGACTGGATATGTAAAG CACTCCTCACCGAAGAAGAGGTGGGACGTGATCTCCAAGCGGCTGAGCTCTCTGGCCAAGAAATCGACATTGAGCGTCAATGATTTGGAG GAGGCTATCATCAAATACAACCCGAAGTACAAAGATCAGTGGTCCTTTGATGCCCTCTTCACCTTGGTTAAG GTTGTCCCGAAAGCAGACAATTACTTCCCCGAGCTGTTTCCAAAGATTGCTACGTTGGCCTTGAGGCTGCCTGATCTTGTGAAGAAG GCCATCCCGCTGCTTCAGAGGGGACACGCTGCAACCATCACTCTGTCACAAGCTCAGATAGCCTGCCTGCTCGCGAACGCATTTTTCTGCACTTTCCCTCACCGCAACGCCTCCAGTCCCAAGGCAGAGTACCACAGCTACCCCTCCATTAACTTCACCAG TCTGTTTAGAGGCTGGTCAGACCGCAAGAGAGAGAAGCTGAGGGCCATCATGAATTACTTTCGTGTGGTTACAG ACTCTGAACCACAAGGACTGGTGACGTTTGAGAGGCGCTGCCTCAAAGACACTCCCAAGTGGAgaag CTGTACCAAGAAGATGCCTAAACTGCACGTCACATCACAAGGCACCATTGAGGATGAAGGTACAGGCATGCTACAG GTGGATTTTGCCTGCAGCTCGATAGGTGGAGGTGTTCTGGACTCTGGTCTGGTGCAGGAGGAGATCCTGTTCCTCATACATCCAGAGCTGATCGTGTCCCGCCTCTTCACTGAGAAACTTGACGACAACGAGTGTCTGATCATTACAG GTATTCAGAAGTTCAGCTGTTACTCTGGTTTCAGTGACAGTTTTGAGTGGACAGGCCATCATGACGACAAGCTCGACAG AGACAAGTGGCATCGGCTGAAGAGGCAGATCGTAGCCATCGATGCTCTGAACTTCAAACACAGAAGTGAGCAGTACAATATGACGAAAGTTACACGTGAACTCAACAAG GCATACTGTGGATTTAAGGATAATGGGCACAATGGGCCCGACATCGCTACGGGCAAGTGGGGCTGTGGAGCTTTCCATGGAGACCCAGAACTCAAAG CTGTGATCCAGCTGATGGCAGCAGCGAATGCAAAGAGAGGATTGGTCTTCTTCACCTTTCAGGATGAAAAGCTGAAGCAAGACCTGGAGCAGATGTACCACCTGCTGGTCACAGAAGGAACTACCGTTG AGAAACTGTACAGACATCTGGAAGACTACTGTGCCAGCCGTTCTTATGGGGATCTGTTTGAGTTCCTCAGGAACGCCATCAGACCCTCCAGGAGTCAGCTGTGA
- the pargl gene encoding poly(ADP-ribose) glycohydrolase isoform X1, with translation MLHCEHRKSTNGLSEMAKGTSRNESHDMKELLQPEILHTGKESSGEASCHSASASSSSASASASSSSPPSSPWDACSRQVERGEAVKTQREEAVKTQREEAVKTQRDEAVKTQREEAVKMQREEAVKTQREEAVKTQREEAVKMQREEAVKTQREDGASSCSQLDDLKRLSQCDNKLGRLDFSKTHNVLVDVDVFNRGVGLIPQEGRDVWHSNFVKMPCSQSSYMNKTGYVKHSSPKKRWDVISKRLSSLAKKSTLSVNDLEEAIIKYNPKYKDQWSFDALFTLVKVVPKADNYFPELFPKIATLALRLPDLVKKAIPLLQRGHAATITLSQAQIACLLANAFFCTFPHRNASSPKAEYHSYPSINFTSLFRGWSDRKREKLRAIMNYFRVVTDSEPQGLVTFERRCLKDTPKWRSCTKKMPKLHVTSQGTIEDEGTGMLQVDFACSSIGGGVLDSGLVQEEILFLIHPELIVSRLFTEKLDDNECLIITGIQKFSCYSGFSDSFEWTGHHDDKLDRDKWHRLKRQIVAIDALNFKHRSEQYNMTKVTRELNKAYCGFKDNGHNGPDIATGKWGCGAFHGDPELKAVIQLMAAANAKRGLVFFTFQDEKLKQDLEQMYHLLVTEGTTVEKLYRHLEDYCASRSYGDLFEFLRNAIRPSRSQL, from the exons atgctacattgtgaacatcGTAAAAGTACAAACGGACTATCAG AGATGGCCAAGGGCACGAGCAGAAACGAGTCCCATGATATGAAAGAATTGCTTCAGCCTGAAATATTGCACACGGGCAAAGAAAGCTCAGGTGAGGCCAGCTGCCACtccgcctccgcctcctcctcctccgcctctgcctccgcctcctcttcctctcccccctccagcCCCTGGGATGCATGTAGTAGGCAGGTGGAGAGGGGTGAAGCAGTGAAGACGCAGAGGGAGGAAGCAGTGAAGACGCAGAGGGAGGAAGCAGTGAAGACGCAGAGGGATGAAGCAGTGAAGACGCAGAGGGAGGAAGCAGTGAAGATGCAGAGGGAGGAAGCAGTGAAGACGCAGAGGGAGGAAGCAGTGAAGACGCAGAGGGAGGAAGCAGTGAAGATGCAGAGGGAGGAAGCAGTGAAGACGCAGAGGGAGGACGGCGCTTCATCATGTTCTCAGCTGGACGATCTGAAGCGACTTTCACAGTGTGACAACAAGCTGGGACGTCTAGACTTCAGCAAAACGCACAATGTCCTCGTAGAT GTGGATGTTTTCAACCGTGGAGTAGGGCTTATTCCTCAGGAGGGGAGAGATGTGTGGCACAGCAACTTTGTGAAAATGCCGTGTTCACAATCGAGTTACATGAACAAGACTGGATATGTAAAG CACTCCTCACCGAAGAAGAGGTGGGACGTGATCTCCAAGCGGCTGAGCTCTCTGGCCAAGAAATCGACATTGAGCGTCAATGATTTGGAG GAGGCTATCATCAAATACAACCCGAAGTACAAAGATCAGTGGTCCTTTGATGCCCTCTTCACCTTGGTTAAG GTTGTCCCGAAAGCAGACAATTACTTCCCCGAGCTGTTTCCAAAGATTGCTACGTTGGCCTTGAGGCTGCCTGATCTTGTGAAGAAG GCCATCCCGCTGCTTCAGAGGGGACACGCTGCAACCATCACTCTGTCACAAGCTCAGATAGCCTGCCTGCTCGCGAACGCATTTTTCTGCACTTTCCCTCACCGCAACGCCTCCAGTCCCAAGGCAGAGTACCACAGCTACCCCTCCATTAACTTCACCAG TCTGTTTAGAGGCTGGTCAGACCGCAAGAGAGAGAAGCTGAGGGCCATCATGAATTACTTTCGTGTGGTTACAG ACTCTGAACCACAAGGACTGGTGACGTTTGAGAGGCGCTGCCTCAAAGACACTCCCAAGTGGAgaag CTGTACCAAGAAGATGCCTAAACTGCACGTCACATCACAAGGCACCATTGAGGATGAAGGTACAGGCATGCTACAG GTGGATTTTGCCTGCAGCTCGATAGGTGGAGGTGTTCTGGACTCTGGTCTGGTGCAGGAGGAGATCCTGTTCCTCATACATCCAGAGCTGATCGTGTCCCGCCTCTTCACTGAGAAACTTGACGACAACGAGTGTCTGATCATTACAG GTATTCAGAAGTTCAGCTGTTACTCTGGTTTCAGTGACAGTTTTGAGTGGACAGGCCATCATGACGACAAGCTCGACAG AGACAAGTGGCATCGGCTGAAGAGGCAGATCGTAGCCATCGATGCTCTGAACTTCAAACACAGAAGTGAGCAGTACAATATGACGAAAGTTACACGTGAACTCAACAAG GCATACTGTGGATTTAAGGATAATGGGCACAATGGGCCCGACATCGCTACGGGCAAGTGGGGCTGTGGAGCTTTCCATGGAGACCCAGAACTCAAAG CTGTGATCCAGCTGATGGCAGCAGCGAATGCAAAGAGAGGATTGGTCTTCTTCACCTTTCAGGATGAAAAGCTGAAGCAAGACCTGGAGCAGATGTACCACCTGCTGGTCACAGAAGGAACTACCGTTG AGAAACTGTACAGACATCTGGAAGACTACTGTGCCAGCCGTTCTTATGGGGATCTGTTTGAGTTCCTCAGGAACGCCATCAGACCCTCCAGGAGTCAGCTGTGA
- the pargl gene encoding poly(ADP-ribose) glycohydrolase isoform X2 — MAKGTSRNESHDMKELLQPEILHTGKESSGEASCHSASASSSSASASASSSSPPSSPWDACSRQVERGEAVKTQREEAVKTQREEAVKTQRDEAVKTQREEAVKMQREEAVKTQREEAVKTQREEAVKMQREEAVKTQREDGASSCSQLDDLKRLSQCDNKLGRLDFSKTHNVLVDVDVFNRGVGLIPQEGRDVWHSNFVKMPCSQSSYMNKTGYVKHSSPKKRWDVISKRLSSLAKKSTLSVNDLEEAIIKYNPKYKDQWSFDALFTLVKVVPKADNYFPELFPKIATLALRLPDLVKKAIPLLQRGHAATITLSQAQIACLLANAFFCTFPHRNASSPKAEYHSYPSINFTSLFRGWSDRKREKLRAIMNYFRVVTDSEPQGLVTFERRCLKDTPKWRSCTKKMPKLHVTSQGTIEDEGTGMLQVDFACSSIGGGVLDSGLVQEEILFLIHPELIVSRLFTEKLDDNECLIITGIQKFSCYSGFSDSFEWTGHHDDKLDRDKWHRLKRQIVAIDALNFKHRSEQYNMTKVTRELNKAYCGFKDNGHNGPDIATGKWGCGAFHGDPELKAVIQLMAAANAKRGLVFFTFQDEKLKQDLEQMYHLLVTEGTTVEKLYRHLEDYCASRSYGDLFEFLRNAIRPSRSQL; from the exons ATGGCCAAGGGCACGAGCAGAAACGAGTCCCATGATATGAAAGAATTGCTTCAGCCTGAAATATTGCACACGGGCAAAGAAAGCTCAGGTGAGGCCAGCTGCCACtccgcctccgcctcctcctcctccgcctctgcctccgcctcctcttcctctcccccctccagcCCCTGGGATGCATGTAGTAGGCAGGTGGAGAGGGGTGAAGCAGTGAAGACGCAGAGGGAGGAAGCAGTGAAGACGCAGAGGGAGGAAGCAGTGAAGACGCAGAGGGATGAAGCAGTGAAGACGCAGAGGGAGGAAGCAGTGAAGATGCAGAGGGAGGAAGCAGTGAAGACGCAGAGGGAGGAAGCAGTGAAGACGCAGAGGGAGGAAGCAGTGAAGATGCAGAGGGAGGAAGCAGTGAAGACGCAGAGGGAGGACGGCGCTTCATCATGTTCTCAGCTGGACGATCTGAAGCGACTTTCACAGTGTGACAACAAGCTGGGACGTCTAGACTTCAGCAAAACGCACAATGTCCTCGTAGAT GTGGATGTTTTCAACCGTGGAGTAGGGCTTATTCCTCAGGAGGGGAGAGATGTGTGGCACAGCAACTTTGTGAAAATGCCGTGTTCACAATCGAGTTACATGAACAAGACTGGATATGTAAAG CACTCCTCACCGAAGAAGAGGTGGGACGTGATCTCCAAGCGGCTGAGCTCTCTGGCCAAGAAATCGACATTGAGCGTCAATGATTTGGAG GAGGCTATCATCAAATACAACCCGAAGTACAAAGATCAGTGGTCCTTTGATGCCCTCTTCACCTTGGTTAAG GTTGTCCCGAAAGCAGACAATTACTTCCCCGAGCTGTTTCCAAAGATTGCTACGTTGGCCTTGAGGCTGCCTGATCTTGTGAAGAAG GCCATCCCGCTGCTTCAGAGGGGACACGCTGCAACCATCACTCTGTCACAAGCTCAGATAGCCTGCCTGCTCGCGAACGCATTTTTCTGCACTTTCCCTCACCGCAACGCCTCCAGTCCCAAGGCAGAGTACCACAGCTACCCCTCCATTAACTTCACCAG TCTGTTTAGAGGCTGGTCAGACCGCAAGAGAGAGAAGCTGAGGGCCATCATGAATTACTTTCGTGTGGTTACAG ACTCTGAACCACAAGGACTGGTGACGTTTGAGAGGCGCTGCCTCAAAGACACTCCCAAGTGGAgaag CTGTACCAAGAAGATGCCTAAACTGCACGTCACATCACAAGGCACCATTGAGGATGAAGGTACAGGCATGCTACAG GTGGATTTTGCCTGCAGCTCGATAGGTGGAGGTGTTCTGGACTCTGGTCTGGTGCAGGAGGAGATCCTGTTCCTCATACATCCAGAGCTGATCGTGTCCCGCCTCTTCACTGAGAAACTTGACGACAACGAGTGTCTGATCATTACAG GTATTCAGAAGTTCAGCTGTTACTCTGGTTTCAGTGACAGTTTTGAGTGGACAGGCCATCATGACGACAAGCTCGACAG AGACAAGTGGCATCGGCTGAAGAGGCAGATCGTAGCCATCGATGCTCTGAACTTCAAACACAGAAGTGAGCAGTACAATATGACGAAAGTTACACGTGAACTCAACAAG GCATACTGTGGATTTAAGGATAATGGGCACAATGGGCCCGACATCGCTACGGGCAAGTGGGGCTGTGGAGCTTTCCATGGAGACCCAGAACTCAAAG CTGTGATCCAGCTGATGGCAGCAGCGAATGCAAAGAGAGGATTGGTCTTCTTCACCTTTCAGGATGAAAAGCTGAAGCAAGACCTGGAGCAGATGTACCACCTGCTGGTCACAGAAGGAACTACCGTTG AGAAACTGTACAGACATCTGGAAGACTACTGTGCCAGCCGTTCTTATGGGGATCTGTTTGAGTTCCTCAGGAACGCCATCAGACCCTCCAGGAGTCAGCTGTGA